A single region of the Echinimonas agarilytica genome encodes:
- a CDS encoding EAL domain-containing protein, which produces MNSKRCLDALLKFCLTVTAILAVMMASPASSSGVTQLQQLKINETRKQTDVFSIVEDVNGFIWLGTLEGLYRFDGSNYHGYNYASTDPNSLSNNLARVVFSSSKGDLWVGTQNGLNRYLPEIDGFKRYLFEGNHSDLNGETIWGIFESSEHRLLVSTNQNMYELDNATDTFTPILEVNSKAVEIKSIIFQSERSILAATYANGLLELNIQNGTIEAHQQNDIFTNKETLLHDITPISSDQYWISTSDGVFILDRQTMRISKHHSQVLSHIPTRSILKAANSSIWVGTEQGLLLSQDSFTFKLVRDGNADTNDYIYNLFGDGYGNIWAGGRSLFGLHRITADPFQYYEIALDDNPANLSNILAIEKSSSGIWILTDKGELALWDLLSQQAKIIAILPSGNVTHIDSRLRLDPKQSLLWVSSDAGLMSLNVNTSELEYHQIMIGDTLLSGTFDFEIDSSGYIWIASKSHGLLRYDLTNNTTIQFSIPDGSSALNTLTLEADGTIWLGTEKGVISFNIENQKFQEIELADSIWVSSIATDESGIWLGTLLDGIFFLNKESGTTRQYSIKDGLTDNGICHIVPVDGNGVWMATNFGISFIDRFTGRVSSYNNRNSVQNIEFNQHAGTISDSGSIYLGGTSGFTKFHPKAVVPVEYQGQVQLENLMVFNEVILPHGEHNRLSAQISSLKPVHLLANDSPVTIEFSYPSPAYANTISYQYRLIDQDQAWLNTDSSHPRATYTNLSPGDFVFEVKAVSQDGLWESDPTQVSITVGPPLWRTPAAYVLYAGFLIVLFMGYLRINQKRNEQQKKVAESEERLKLSLWGSGDELWDWHISTGKIYRSNIWGLLEFPNDGRRNPHNGEQSNIHPRDLERVQNALSRHFDNETTYYEATYRVRNKSSEWIWILDRGKIVERDENNTPTRMTGTIKDISKLKEAEQRLTLFARSFANISDGVFILNRRFRVVEVNEAFALITGFNKNQVVNHSLRFRNYPPTFTEQVKMRLSKQGRWVGELEDIRQDGKSFYLELAIDPISSEEGDVTHYVGVFSDITRRKQTENELHRLSVEDTLTKLPNRSWFQAEHEKLVSKNTRHALMVFDLDNFKKVNDSLGHAAGDELLKQVAVRLNHCTRRQDTLFRLGGDEYAVLMEDTTDINTITKTVKNLQTALERPFAIAARELVVTCSIGVVLYPLDGESSEELLRNADTAMYHAKSQGSNGYVFFSSQMNQSAMHQLHIESLLRQAIRDDNFTLHFQPKFTASTNELDGTEALIRLHHPEHGPISPGEFIPLAEDNGLIIEIGDIVLRKACFAAEKWRKEGLMKGRIAVNVSARQFASPDLTQRIERTLEVTGLPAHCLELELTEGALVEDPEGAIKVMQSIRKIGVHISLDDFGTGYSSLAYLQRFPIDTLKIDQTFIRDLTSTDSGRNMVSSIIALAHNLNLTVVAEGVETEAERKVLTELECETLQGFLMSRPLNETDFAAFLHIQSNQRLNRPAMSENIHD; this is translated from the coding sequence AGTCGTATTCAGCTCAAGTAAAGGCGACTTGTGGGTCGGCACTCAAAATGGACTAAACCGATACTTACCGGAAATAGATGGGTTCAAGAGGTACTTATTTGAAGGAAATCATTCGGATCTAAATGGTGAAACGATTTGGGGAATCTTTGAATCATCAGAACACCGTTTGCTCGTCAGTACTAACCAAAACATGTACGAGTTAGATAATGCGACCGATACGTTCACTCCTATCCTGGAAGTAAACTCGAAAGCTGTCGAGATTAAATCGATAATTTTTCAATCAGAACGTAGTATTTTAGCAGCTACATATGCCAACGGCTTACTTGAACTCAATATTCAAAATGGTACGATCGAAGCTCATCAACAAAACGATATCTTCACAAACAAAGAAACCTTGCTGCACGATATTACTCCCATATCGAGCGACCAATATTGGATTTCTACCAGCGATGGGGTGTTTATACTGGATCGCCAAACGATGCGTATCTCTAAGCATCATTCTCAAGTTTTGTCTCACATACCAACGCGAAGTATTCTAAAAGCTGCCAATTCATCAATATGGGTGGGTACTGAACAAGGGTTATTGTTAAGCCAGGACAGCTTTACATTTAAACTAGTTCGAGATGGTAATGCAGATACAAACGACTACATTTATAACTTGTTCGGTGATGGCTACGGCAATATATGGGCTGGTGGCAGATCTTTATTTGGCCTCCATAGAATCACCGCAGACCCATTTCAGTACTATGAAATAGCTTTAGATGATAACCCCGCAAACTTATCAAACATTTTAGCCATCGAAAAATCATCTTCAGGAATTTGGATTTTAACTGATAAAGGCGAACTCGCTCTGTGGGATCTGCTATCACAACAAGCAAAAATAATTGCTATTCTTCCGAGCGGTAACGTAACACACATTGATTCTCGACTTAGATTAGACCCAAAGCAAAGCTTATTATGGGTAAGCTCCGATGCGGGTTTAATGAGTTTGAATGTGAATACGAGCGAGCTCGAATACCATCAGATTATGATTGGGGACACCCTACTATCAGGAACATTCGATTTTGAAATTGATAGTTCCGGCTATATTTGGATAGCGAGTAAAAGCCATGGTTTACTGCGATATGATCTAACAAATAACACCACAATTCAGTTCTCTATTCCAGATGGTTCAAGTGCACTTAATACATTAACTCTCGAAGCTGACGGCACCATTTGGCTTGGTACCGAAAAAGGAGTTATATCGTTCAATATAGAAAACCAAAAATTCCAAGAAATAGAGTTGGCCGACTCTATTTGGGTTTCGTCAATCGCAACTGATGAATCTGGGATCTGGTTAGGAACACTTCTTGATGGCATCTTTTTTCTCAACAAAGAGTCCGGCACCACACGCCAATACAGCATAAAGGACGGTTTAACCGACAATGGGATATGCCATATAGTGCCCGTTGATGGTAACGGAGTATGGATGGCAACTAATTTTGGAATTAGTTTCATCGATAGGTTTACCGGCCGAGTGTCTAGCTATAACAACCGTAATAGCGTACAAAACATTGAGTTTAATCAGCATGCTGGCACTATATCTGATAGCGGAAGTATCTATTTAGGTGGAACATCTGGCTTTACCAAATTTCATCCGAAAGCTGTGGTCCCGGTGGAATATCAAGGGCAAGTGCAACTCGAGAACTTAATGGTATTCAATGAAGTCATACTGCCTCATGGCGAACACAATCGACTTTCAGCTCAAATCAGCTCTTTAAAACCAGTTCACTTGCTGGCTAATGATTCCCCAGTCACGATTGAGTTTTCGTACCCGTCACCGGCATACGCCAATACAATTTCATATCAATATCGATTAATCGATCAAGATCAGGCTTGGTTGAATACGGATTCAAGCCACCCCAGAGCGACATATACCAATCTCTCACCTGGAGATTTTGTATTTGAAGTCAAAGCAGTAAGTCAAGATGGCTTATGGGAAAGTGATCCGACACAAGTATCAATCACCGTCGGCCCGCCGCTTTGGCGCACACCTGCCGCCTACGTTTTATATGCCGGTTTCTTAATTGTGTTGTTCATGGGTTACCTTCGAATCAATCAAAAGCGCAATGAACAGCAAAAGAAAGTCGCCGAAAGCGAAGAACGATTGAAGTTATCTTTGTGGGGAAGCGGAGACGAACTTTGGGATTGGCATATCTCCACCGGAAAAATCTATCGCTCCAATATATGGGGGCTTTTAGAGTTCCCCAATGACGGACGACGAAATCCACATAACGGAGAGCAAAGCAACATACATCCAAGGGACCTAGAGCGTGTTCAAAATGCTTTATCTCGGCACTTTGACAATGAAACCACCTATTACGAAGCAACGTATCGTGTTCGAAACAAAAGCTCAGAATGGATTTGGATTTTAGACCGCGGCAAGATTGTCGAACGCGACGAAAATAATACGCCGACACGAATGACCGGTACTATCAAAGATATCAGCAAACTTAAAGAAGCAGAGCAACGCCTCACGCTGTTTGCTCGCTCATTTGCAAATATTTCAGATGGCGTATTCATTCTCAATCGTCGCTTTAGAGTCGTTGAAGTGAATGAAGCTTTCGCACTTATTACTGGCTTTAACAAAAACCAAGTTGTAAATCACTCTCTGCGGTTTAGAAATTACCCGCCCACATTCACTGAACAAGTGAAAATGAGGCTGTCAAAGCAAGGACGTTGGGTCGGTGAACTCGAAGATATTCGTCAAGATGGAAAATCGTTTTACCTAGAACTTGCTATCGATCCTATCTCAAGTGAAGAAGGCGATGTCACCCATTACGTAGGCGTATTCTCTGATATTACTCGAAGAAAACAAACCGAAAACGAACTCCATCGCCTAAGTGTTGAAGACACTCTCACGAAGCTGCCAAACCGCTCGTGGTTCCAAGCTGAACACGAAAAACTGGTCAGCAAAAATACACGTCATGCGTTGATGGTGTTTGACCTTGATAACTTCAAAAAAGTAAATGACTCACTCGGCCATGCAGCAGGCGATGAGCTATTAAAGCAGGTTGCGGTTCGACTCAATCATTGCACTCGTCGGCAAGACACTCTATTTAGACTCGGTGGTGATGAGTATGCCGTATTGATGGAAGACACCACCGATATTAATACCATCACCAAAACCGTTAAAAATCTACAAACAGCACTAGAACGTCCTTTTGCAATTGCAGCCCGCGAACTCGTAGTGACTTGCTCTATTGGTGTTGTTTTATATCCTCTTGACGGCGAAAGTTCCGAAGAACTGCTTCGTAATGCTGATACAGCCATGTATCACGCAAAGAGCCAAGGTAGTAATGGCTACGTGTTCTTCTCGTCGCAAATGAACCAGAGCGCAATGCATCAGCTGCATATCGAATCGCTATTGCGCCAAGCCATTCGAGACGACAATTTTACACTCCATTTCCAACCGAAGTTTACTGCAAGCACCAACGAGCTCGATGGTACCGAAGCGCTCATTCGTCTCCATCATCCAGAGCACGGCCCCATCTCTCCTGGAGAGTTTATTCCACTAGCAGAAGACAATGGCTTAATTATTGAGATTGGAGATATTGTCCTGCGAAAAGCATGTTTTGCTGCTGAAAAATGGCGCAAAGAAGGTTTGATGAAGGGACGTATTGCGGTCAACGTGTCTGCACGACAGTTCGCATCTCCTGACTTAACTCAGCGCATTGAGAGGACTCTTGAAGTCACAGGTCTGCCTGCACATTGTCTTGAGCTGGAGTTAACCGAAGGAGCACTGGTTGAAGATCCCGAAGGAGCAATCAAAGTGATGCAGTCCATTCGCAAAATTGGCGTGCATATTTCGTTGGATGACTTTGGAACGGGTTACTCATCGCTCGCATACTTGCAGCGCTTTCCGATCGATACTCTGAAAATCGATCAAACATTTATTCGCGACTTAACCTCAACAGACAGCGGCCGTAATATGGTCTCGTCCATTATTGCCCTCGCCCACAACCTAAACCTTACGGTCGTCGCAGAAGGTGTAGAGACAGAAGCGGAGCGCAAAGTGCTCACAGAGCTTGAATGTGAAACCTTACAGGGCTTTCTCATGAGTCGCCCCCTGAACGAGACAGATTTCGCTGCATTTTTACATATCCAAAGCAATCAACGTCTAAACCGCCCTGCGATGTCTGAAAACATACACGACTAG